The Pirellulimonas nuda genome includes a region encoding these proteins:
- a CDS encoding sulfatase family protein: MNVKTLFLLVSLCLWHLHHAEAAPPNFVVIFTDDQGYGDLSCYGATHVSTPRIDRMAAEGARLTSFYVAAPVCTPSRAALMTGCYPKRVGMAMGSNFGVLLAGDPKGLHPNEITIAEVLKSAGYRTGMFGKWHLGDQPEFLPTRQGFDEYFGLPYSHDIHPFHPQQQRFQFPPLPLLDGETVVELDPDADYLTRRITQRAVKFIEQHKDAPFFLYIPHPIPHAPLHVSPRFMEGVSEDVVAKLEEEEGQIDYKTRDRLFRQAIAEIDWSVGQVLDALKSNGLDENTIVLFTSDNGPPKNSLFASAGPLRGNKGTTFEGGMREPTVIRWPGKIPAGVVNDQLMTTMDLLPTFALLAGAEVPSDRVIDGKNIWPTLTGEAGTPHEAFFYHSGNALKGVRSGEWKLHANNGKPVMLFNLKDDVGEKNNVLKEHPDIAERLSGYLSDFADDIAQHSRPAGSVEDAKPLSK; the protein is encoded by the coding sequence ATGAATGTGAAAACTCTTTTCTTGCTCGTCTCGCTGTGTTTGTGGCATTTGCATCATGCAGAGGCTGCTCCGCCGAACTTCGTCGTCATCTTCACCGACGACCAAGGCTACGGCGATCTGAGTTGCTACGGAGCTACGCACGTCAGCACGCCGCGGATCGACCGGATGGCGGCCGAGGGCGCCCGGCTTACCAGCTTCTATGTGGCCGCGCCTGTCTGTACCCCGTCGCGCGCCGCGCTCATGACGGGTTGCTACCCCAAGCGGGTCGGCATGGCCATGGGGAGCAACTTTGGCGTGTTGCTCGCCGGCGACCCCAAGGGCCTCCACCCGAACGAAATCACGATTGCCGAGGTGCTAAAGTCGGCCGGGTACAGGACCGGCATGTTCGGCAAGTGGCACCTGGGCGACCAGCCGGAGTTCCTCCCGACCCGGCAGGGCTTCGATGAGTACTTTGGCCTCCCCTACAGCCACGACATCCACCCGTTCCATCCGCAGCAGCAAAGATTCCAGTTCCCTCCGCTGCCGCTGCTAGACGGAGAGACCGTTGTCGAACTAGACCCAGACGCCGACTACCTGACGAGGCGCATCACCCAGCGGGCCGTAAAGTTCATTGAGCAACACAAAGACGCGCCGTTCTTCCTCTACATCCCGCACCCCATCCCTCACGCGCCGCTGCACGTGTCGCCCCGGTTCATGGAGGGCGTGTCAGAAGATGTCGTGGCAAAGCTTGAGGAAGAAGAGGGCCAGATTGACTACAAGACGCGGGACAGGCTCTTCCGGCAGGCCATCGCAGAAATCGATTGGTCCGTCGGGCAGGTCCTCGATGCGCTCAAATCGAATGGTCTGGATGAGAACACGATTGTCCTGTTCACCTCTGACAATGGACCCCCGAAGAACTCCCTCTTCGCTAGCGCCGGCCCCTTGCGCGGCAACAAGGGCACCACCTTTGAAGGGGGCATGCGCGAGCCGACCGTGATCCGCTGGCCCGGCAAGATCCCGGCCGGAGTTGTAAACGACCAACTGATGACCACCATGGACCTGCTGCCTACGTTCGCTCTGCTGGCCGGGGCGGAGGTCCCTTCCGACCGAGTGATCGACGGCAAGAACATCTGGCCGACGCTTACCGGCGAAGCCGGGACGCCTCACGAGGCCTTCTTCTATCACAGCGGCAATGCCCTCAAGGGGGTGCGATCGGGCGAGTGGAAGCTGCACGCAAACAACGGCAAGCCGGTGATGCTGTTCAATCTGAAGGACGATGTTGGTGAGAAAAACAACGTGCTGAAGGAGCACCCGGACATCGCCGAACGGCTCTCTGGCTACCTCTCCGACTTCGCCGACGACATCGCCCAGCACAGCCGCCCCGCCGGTTCTGTCGAGGATGCGAAGCCACTTTCGAAGTAA
- a CDS encoding glycosyl hydrolase — protein MNAKRFILGSAACGVLLALAAAPLAAQTYRYEAEAGQQFGTAVRSNVAGYSGAGFVTGFDGSGGYAQGDYFQIEADVPQGLYELWVGYRSPYGMKGYNFFVDGEAGSGVFDASSTFATDRAGLLAVAAGTNTFGIAQNWGYYDVDYLEFRPFTPPPLARVSPQLIDAQADLPTRQLMGYLVDNYGKQTLSGQQVVVGQGGAFPNASYLQRSGGLVPAVRTSDFIEYSPSRIQHGSNPNQETEKTIAWARQTGGVVSMSWHWNAPTDLVNTQQNPWWRGFYTDATTFDLPAALADPQGADYQLLLRDIDAIADELQKFEDAGVPVIFRPLHEAQGGWFWWGAHGPEAFKQLWGVVYDRIAETHGIHNLIWEFTSSAADGDHLDWYPGDELVDMIGLDIYTDPSSSMSGAWYDILEHYDGNKLIALSETGTLPNAELMELWGVNWSYFSPWSGNEFEGAFSPEQLQATLGAENVVTLNELPTLPWAAAALPGDFNLDGAVDAADYTAWRDGLGGVFTAGDYQVWRAGYIAAASAGVSSRGVPEPSAWAIGVLVLACCCRRGR, from the coding sequence GTGAACGCAAAGCGATTCATCCTCGGTTCAGCGGCGTGCGGGGTCCTGCTGGCCCTGGCGGCGGCGCCCCTCGCGGCCCAAACGTACCGCTACGAAGCCGAAGCCGGCCAGCAGTTCGGCACGGCCGTGCGGAGCAATGTCGCGGGCTACTCCGGCGCCGGTTTTGTCACGGGGTTCGACGGCTCTGGCGGCTACGCTCAAGGGGACTACTTCCAGATCGAGGCCGACGTTCCGCAGGGGCTGTACGAGCTGTGGGTGGGCTACCGGTCCCCCTATGGCATGAAGGGCTACAACTTTTTTGTCGACGGCGAGGCGGGGAGCGGCGTCTTCGACGCGTCCAGCACGTTCGCCACGGACCGGGCCGGGCTGCTGGCCGTGGCGGCGGGGACGAACACGTTCGGCATTGCGCAGAACTGGGGTTACTACGACGTCGACTACCTCGAGTTCCGCCCCTTCACGCCGCCGCCGCTGGCGCGGGTGTCTCCCCAACTGATCGACGCCCAGGCCGACCTCCCCACCCGGCAGTTGATGGGCTACCTGGTAGACAACTACGGCAAGCAGACCTTGTCGGGCCAGCAAGTCGTGGTCGGCCAAGGGGGGGCGTTCCCCAACGCCAGCTACCTGCAGCGTTCCGGGGGGCTCGTTCCCGCGGTGCGCACCTCCGACTTCATCGAGTACTCTCCTTCGCGGATCCAGCACGGCTCGAACCCCAACCAGGAAACCGAGAAGACGATCGCGTGGGCCCGGCAGACCGGCGGCGTCGTCTCCATGAGCTGGCACTGGAACGCGCCGACCGACCTGGTCAACACCCAGCAGAACCCGTGGTGGCGGGGGTTCTATACCGACGCCACCACCTTCGACCTGCCCGCCGCCCTGGCCGACCCGCAGGGCGCCGACTACCAGTTGCTGCTGCGAGACATCGACGCGATCGCCGACGAGCTGCAGAAGTTTGAGGACGCCGGCGTGCCCGTGATCTTCCGCCCGCTGCACGAGGCCCAGGGGGGCTGGTTTTGGTGGGGCGCCCACGGCCCCGAAGCGTTCAAGCAGCTCTGGGGCGTGGTCTACGACCGGATCGCCGAAACGCACGGCATCCACAACCTGATCTGGGAGTTCACCTCCTCGGCCGCCGACGGGGACCACCTCGACTGGTACCCGGGCGACGAACTGGTCGACATGATCGGCCTGGACATCTACACCGACCCGTCGTCGAGCATGAGCGGCGCGTGGTACGACATCCTCGAGCACTACGACGGCAACAAGCTCATCGCCCTGTCCGAAACGGGCACGCTCCCCAACGCAGAGCTGATGGAACTGTGGGGCGTCAACTGGAGCTACTTCTCTCCCTGGTCGGGCAATGAGTTCGAGGGGGCGTTCTCACCCGAGCAGTTGCAGGCGACGCTCGGCGCCGAGAACGTGGTCACGCTAAACGAACTGCCGACGCTGCCGTGGGCCGCGGCCGCCCTACCGGGCGACTTCAACCTCGACGGCGCCGTGGACGCCGCCGACTACACCGCCTGGCGCGACGGCCTGGGGGGCGTGTTCACCGCGGGAGACTACCAGGTGTGGCGTGCCGGCTACATCGCCGCCGCGTCGGCGGGCGTCTCGTCCCGTGGCGTCCCCGAACCCTCCGCTTGGGCCATCGGCGTGCTGGTGCTCGCGTGTTGTTGCAGGCGCGGGCGCTAG
- a CDS encoding LacI family DNA-binding transcriptional regulator: MSQSRVPRLKDVAEEAGVSVSAASKILRGDQGRFGDATCRRVLDAAERLGWRRNLLVSGIQTGRTQTVGVMIPPYDSFWINVLSGIHHRLSEADYLPITVWQGDLDHFPNFEADEPEGVRQINRLLDRRVDALILWPPFSVAYHDHLADLASKRVPVVVIDHRADEPYCDSVVTNEALAAKTVAKHLLDLGHRRIACISSRESKSQTWALERRQQFERAVSFHDEAEVRSWRLNHAGTNGVEVATELLSGDFRPTAVFAVSDHEAQDVYDAAILLGLSIPGDLSIVGFADLDFAAGLTPPLSTVRQRPREIGVEAASLVLSRLSGDQENLPLVESKIEADFVLRESTGPAPRDADRG, from the coding sequence ATGAGCCAATCCCGCGTGCCACGCCTGAAGGATGTCGCCGAGGAGGCCGGCGTATCGGTCAGCGCCGCGTCTAAGATCCTCCGGGGCGATCAGGGCCGGTTCGGCGATGCGACCTGCCGCAGGGTGCTCGACGCCGCCGAGCGGCTCGGATGGCGCCGCAACCTGCTGGTCAGCGGCATCCAGACCGGACGCACGCAGACGGTCGGCGTGATGATCCCCCCCTACGACTCGTTCTGGATCAACGTCCTCTCGGGCATCCACCACCGGCTGAGCGAGGCGGACTACCTGCCGATCACCGTATGGCAGGGGGACCTGGACCACTTCCCGAACTTCGAGGCGGACGAGCCCGAAGGGGTCCGGCAGATCAACCGGCTGCTCGACCGCCGCGTCGACGCGTTGATCCTCTGGCCCCCGTTTAGTGTTGCGTACCACGACCACCTGGCCGACCTCGCCAGCAAGCGGGTGCCCGTAGTCGTGATCGACCACCGTGCGGACGAACCCTACTGCGACTCCGTGGTGACAAACGAGGCATTAGCCGCAAAAACCGTGGCAAAACACCTGCTCGACCTCGGTCACCGGCGGATCGCCTGCATCTCCAGCCGAGAGAGCAAGTCGCAGACCTGGGCGCTCGAGCGACGCCAGCAGTTCGAGCGGGCGGTGTCGTTTCACGACGAGGCCGAGGTGCGGAGCTGGCGCCTGAACCACGCGGGCACCAACGGCGTCGAGGTGGCGACCGAGCTGCTCTCGGGCGACTTCCGCCCGACGGCCGTGTTTGCCGTGTCGGACCATGAGGCGCAGGACGTGTACGACGCGGCCATCCTGCTCGGGCTGTCGATCCCGGGCGACCTGTCGATCGTCGGGTTCGCCGACCTCGACTTCGCGGCGGGGCTCACGCCCCCCCTCTCTACGGTGCGTCAACGGCCCCGCGAGATCGGCGTCGAAGCCGCCTCGCTCGTGCTCAGCCGGCTCAGCGGGGACCAAGAAAATCTCCCCTTGGTTGAGTCGAAGATCGAGGCCGACTTCGTGCTCCGCGAGTCGACCGGCCCCGCGCCGCGCGACGCCGATCGCGGCTAG
- a CDS encoding glycoside hydrolase family 130 protein, which translates to MEPVDSATAGVRQTDANASQKPTRRPVAVDAADPRFPWQERPAGETGVVWRHRGNPVIGRNPMPEVQGIYNSAVVPFGDGYAGVFRTEKHTRFPLLHAGWSEDGLDWQIEPQPIRFTNRTPDPSEYAYDPRVVRIEDCYYLTWCGGHNGPTISMARTTDFRSFEQMDNAFLPFNRNGVLFPRKIGGKYFMLSRPSDNGHTPFGDIYVSQSPDLVHWGKHELVMRKGGDTVGQWWQRTKIGAGPIPIETPEGWLMIYHGVIDTCNGFVYSMGAAILDLEQPWRVLYRTNQHLLTPEAGYETTGHVPNVVFPCAALHDAPTGRLAIYYGAADTCTCLSYAYVNDLIDFTKNHSAVF; encoded by the coding sequence ATGGAACCCGTTGATTCCGCGACCGCCGGGGTGCGGCAGACCGACGCCAACGCAAGCCAGAAGCCCACGCGCCGACCCGTGGCGGTCGACGCGGCCGACCCGCGGTTCCCTTGGCAGGAACGTCCGGCCGGTGAGACGGGGGTCGTGTGGCGCCACCGCGGCAACCCGGTGATCGGACGCAACCCGATGCCCGAAGTGCAGGGCATCTACAACAGCGCGGTGGTCCCCTTCGGCGACGGCTACGCCGGCGTGTTCCGCACCGAGAAGCACACGCGGTTCCCGCTGCTGCACGCCGGTTGGAGCGAAGACGGACTCGACTGGCAGATCGAGCCGCAGCCGATCCGGTTCACCAACCGCACCCCCGACCCCAGCGAGTACGCCTACGACCCGCGGGTGGTGCGGATCGAAGACTGCTACTACCTCACCTGGTGCGGCGGCCACAACGGCCCGACCATCAGCATGGCGCGCACCACCGACTTCCGGTCGTTCGAGCAGATGGACAACGCCTTCTTGCCGTTCAACCGCAACGGGGTGCTCTTCCCGCGGAAGATCGGGGGCAAGTACTTCATGCTCAGCCGCCCCAGCGACAACGGCCACACCCCGTTCGGCGACATCTACGTCAGCCAGAGCCCCGACCTGGTGCACTGGGGCAAGCACGAACTGGTGATGCGCAAAGGGGGCGACACCGTCGGCCAGTGGTGGCAGCGGACCAAGATTGGCGCGGGGCCGATCCCGATCGAGACCCCCGAAGGTTGGCTGATGATCTACCACGGCGTGATCGACACCTGCAACGGCTTCGTCTACAGCATGGGCGCCGCGATCCTCGACCTCGAGCAGCCGTGGCGCGTGCTCTACCGCACCAACCAGCACCTGCTCACGCCCGAGGCGGGCTACGAGACGACCGGGCACGTCCCCAACGTCGTCTTCCCCTGCGCCGCGTTGCACGACGCGCCGACCGGCCGGCTCGCCATCTACTACGGCGCCGCCGACACCTGCACGTGCCTCTCGTACGCCTACGTCAACGACCTGATCGACTTCACGAAGAACCACTCGGCCGTATTCTGA
- a CDS encoding glycoside hydrolase family 113 produces MHTPYAHGAAGLYEPGVDPGLGFNLVSWGNFSNGAQVWENAVQSVFDAGFTEVSLSPLRFYTPGVGSIAATSGSGPELSHVAAGIVRAKSLGMRVTVNPFIEPVGFSDWRGVYNPTPGSAESNLFWNDYQQYLSDVASVAQAGGADSMTVGTELRAITRNAGNNAHWDSVINAVDARFTGSIGYAANWDNYNHPNVAAAIWEHPAIDFIGIDSYFTNMLTGAQADASGSYPNPAFIGQVEAAWNNKLDGEILPFAAARQGGAGLPVELTEVGYLPFNRTSRSPQASGGAADRDEQNMAFEGLMRALDGRLASGEMLAAHVWQWDMPGSAGSLWNMNPAGGNQPANQQTAQWLSAFAKGTNPGGVDPPAGATRVLYSFEGGLQGFYYPNFETQPASTLAQASGTGATDGAHSLAITKPTPAWTWDARVEMSGDQLQALKDALADNADDYLLEIDVTYRSDDLPVGLTDLSMHVAIETNSDGWNQAFPYAGINSRANQSFAVQVPLSAFGLSSGIASANLHLGFAGSFSGTATIFVDRIALTDTSFVAPNGDYNGDGVVDAADYTLWRDSLGQNVTAGQGADGDANGVVDAGDYDLWRQSFGAVVPPTAAASGGSSGVPEPGAGVLLMLAGAIAVAARNVM; encoded by the coding sequence ATGCACACGCCCTACGCGCACGGCGCCGCGGGCCTGTACGAGCCGGGCGTCGATCCGGGGCTGGGGTTCAACCTGGTTTCTTGGGGCAATTTCTCGAACGGCGCCCAGGTTTGGGAGAACGCGGTGCAGTCCGTGTTCGACGCCGGGTTTACCGAGGTCTCCCTCAGCCCGTTGAGGTTCTACACCCCCGGCGTGGGTTCGATCGCCGCCACCTCCGGCAGCGGGCCGGAGCTGAGCCACGTGGCGGCGGGGATCGTCCGCGCCAAGTCGCTGGGCATGCGGGTGACGGTCAACCCGTTCATCGAGCCGGTCGGGTTCAGCGATTGGCGCGGCGTCTACAACCCAACGCCCGGCAGCGCCGAGTCCAACCTGTTCTGGAACGACTACCAGCAGTACCTCTCCGACGTGGCGAGCGTGGCCCAGGCCGGCGGGGCCGACTCGATGACGGTCGGCACCGAGCTGCGGGCGATCACCCGCAACGCGGGGAACAACGCCCACTGGGACAGCGTGATCAACGCGGTCGACGCGCGCTTCACGGGCTCGATCGGGTACGCCGCGAACTGGGACAACTACAACCACCCCAACGTGGCGGCGGCGATCTGGGAGCACCCCGCGATCGACTTTATCGGCATCGACTCCTACTTCACGAACATGCTGACGGGCGCCCAGGCAGACGCCTCGGGGAGTTATCCAAACCCGGCGTTCATCGGCCAGGTCGAGGCCGCTTGGAACAACAAGCTCGACGGCGAGATCCTCCCCTTCGCAGCGGCCCGCCAGGGGGGCGCCGGGTTGCCGGTCGAGCTTACCGAGGTCGGCTACCTGCCGTTCAACCGGACGTCGCGTTCGCCGCAGGCCAGCGGCGGCGCCGCCGACCGCGACGAACAGAACATGGCCTTCGAGGGTTTGATGCGTGCGCTGGACGGTCGGCTGGCGTCTGGAGAGATGCTCGCCGCGCATGTGTGGCAGTGGGACATGCCCGGCTCGGCCGGGAGCCTCTGGAACATGAACCCCGCCGGTGGGAATCAGCCCGCCAACCAGCAGACGGCGCAGTGGCTCTCCGCCTTCGCGAAGGGAACCAACCCCGGCGGCGTCGATCCCCCCGCGGGCGCCACGCGGGTGCTCTACAGCTTCGAGGGAGGGCTGCAGGGCTTCTACTACCCCAACTTCGAGACGCAGCCCGCCAGCACCCTGGCCCAAGCCAGCGGCACGGGCGCCACCGACGGCGCCCACAGCCTGGCGATCACCAAACCAACGCCCGCTTGGACCTGGGACGCCCGGGTCGAGATGAGCGGCGACCAGCTCCAGGCCCTCAAGGATGCGCTGGCCGACAACGCGGACGACTACCTGCTAGAGATCGACGTCACCTACCGCTCCGACGACCTGCCGGTTGGGCTGACCGACCTGAGCATGCACGTCGCCATCGAGACCAACTCCGACGGCTGGAACCAGGCGTTCCCCTACGCGGGCATCAACAGCCGCGCCAATCAATCCTTTGCGGTCCAGGTCCCGCTCAGCGCGTTCGGGTTGAGCAGCGGGATCGCATCGGCCAACCTGCACCTGGGGTTCGCCGGCAGCTTTTCGGGGACCGCCACGATCTTTGTTGACCGCATCGCCCTGACCGACACGTCGTTCGTCGCCCCCAACGGCGACTACAACGGCGACGGCGTGGTGGACGCGGCGGACTACACCCTATGGCGTGACTCGCTCGGCCAGAACGTGACGGCGGGCCAAGGCGCCGATGGCGACGCCAACGGCGTGGTCGACGCCGGCGACTACGACCTCTGGCGTCAGAGCTTTGGGGCGGTCGTCCCGCCGACTGCCGCCGCGTCGGGCGGGTCCTCGGGCGTGCCCGAGCCCGGGGCGGGCGTGCTGCTGATGCTCGCCGGCGCCATCGCCGTGGCGGCGCGGAACGTGATGTGA
- a CDS encoding DUF1559 domain-containing protein, with product MRSLTQIERRAFTLVELLVVIAIIGILVAMLLPAVQAAREAARRASCTNNLKNLALALQNYHDTFQKFPAVAEFPNEKLWNPLQDKALFHNWAIRSLPYLEEQPLADLFVISATSRVSDDATGTTNSVARGTDIPVMLCPSDGENKTHFQGSGGNWARTNYGMNGFEYWPNQYWRNIKTASGNDAGIDFQIGVSGLSDGKVNQNLGMHQLTDGTSKTILLAEMRAGLGAKDRRGVWAMGMCGSSYHCRHAGYSPNSCGDTDEEIYGGQEIIDDVGRPRLASECMDIDLSASGQGSGQSVVRSVHPGGVNVAMADASVHFVGDFVDAGYISIGGRLTNSDIEQDKFRVWQRLNIGRDGYPVTQEF from the coding sequence ATGAGGTCACTCACACAGATAGAAAGACGGGCCTTCACGCTGGTCGAGCTGCTGGTGGTCATCGCCATCATCGGCATCTTGGTGGCGATGCTGCTCCCCGCGGTGCAGGCGGCCCGCGAGGCCGCCCGGCGTGCTTCGTGCACCAACAACCTGAAGAACCTGGCGCTGGCGCTGCAGAACTACCACGACACGTTCCAGAAGTTCCCTGCCGTGGCGGAGTTCCCCAACGAAAAGCTGTGGAACCCGCTGCAGGACAAGGCGTTGTTCCACAACTGGGCCATCCGTTCGCTGCCGTACCTTGAAGAGCAGCCGCTGGCGGACCTGTTCGTGATCAGCGCCACCTCGCGCGTCTCGGACGACGCCACCGGGACGACCAATTCCGTGGCCCGCGGGACCGACATCCCGGTGATGCTCTGCCCCAGCGACGGCGAGAACAAGACGCACTTCCAGGGGTCGGGGGGCAACTGGGCGCGCACCAACTACGGGATGAACGGCTTCGAGTACTGGCCCAACCAGTACTGGCGGAACATCAAGACCGCCTCCGGCAACGACGCGGGCATCGACTTCCAGATCGGAGTCTCGGGGCTGAGCGACGGCAAGGTGAACCAGAACCTCGGCATGCACCAGCTCACCGACGGCACCTCCAAGACGATCCTGCTGGCCGAGATGCGGGCCGGGCTCGGCGCCAAGGACCGGCGGGGGGTGTGGGCGATGGGCATGTGCGGGTCGAGCTACCACTGCCGCCACGCCGGCTACTCCCCCAATAGCTGCGGCGACACCGACGAAGAGATCTACGGCGGGCAAGAGATCATCGACGACGTCGGCCGCCCCCGGCTCGCCAGCGAGTGCATGGACATCGACCTCTCCGCCAGCGGGCAAGGGAGCGGACAATCGGTCGTCCGCAGCGTCCACCCCGGCGGGGTGAACGTCGCCATGGCCGACGCCAGCGTGCACTTTGTGGGCGACTTCGTCGACGCCGGCTACATTTCTATCGGAGGGAGGCTGACCAACAGCGACATCGAGCAGGACAAGTTCCGTGTGTGGCAGCGGCTCAATATCGGCCGCGACGGCTACCCCGTGACGCAGGAGTTCTAG
- a CDS encoding PEP-CTERM sorting domain-containing protein (PEP-CTERM proteins occur, often in large numbers, in the proteomes of bacteria that also encode an exosortase, a predicted intramembrane cysteine proteinase. The presence of a PEP-CTERM domain at a protein's C-terminus predicts cleavage within the sorting domain, followed by covalent anchoring to some some component of the (usually Gram-negative) cell surface. Many PEP-CTERM proteins exhibit an unusual sequence composition that includes large numbers of potential glycosylation sites. Expression of one such protein has been shown restore the ability of a bacterium to form floc, a type of biofilm.) — protein sequence MRPAITLHPRSVCRSACLLFLLAGIACSAQAQLLYSFESGLDGFVPTGQSDSDYINHFQTTTGATNGVMAMGIESGAGFGRDVQVSESIGSPAYDLFNTVAANPGLYTLDFDVTFTTGSWANLSDIGSYLGINLATNSDAGFMESYNVANGQPGLASIVTASVPASQISLAPNSSFYQLQFGSNGNQVNGAEGQGAQYFIDNVRFTAIPQFTEKLLFSWETPDNPSTPGVNEQLEGWRNGFDNAPYFHTRAISSEGATQGASALQFTSPQSGYAWGSQVTLDSGATGDPANQPLIDELISSFNSADKIAFDVTFPDDQFPYAGSYLSLFLNVSDQAGTFYQSSAIQAGNPVTRAGQTQTLEVALDQITAGTKNLAVDGLTPGTFFRLALATNSNDGNSFFIDNIRLLSLVTDGLDGDFNEDGVVDAADYTVWRDNLGAAAGTLPNDPNAGVIGAEQYTTWKNNFGASAAIGGALAGSAVPEPSALASLAAGLMALAAAVRGRRVRV from the coding sequence ATGCGTCCAGCCATCACCCTTCACCCCCGTTCGGTTTGTCGATCGGCGTGCCTGCTGTTCCTGCTTGCCGGCATCGCTTGTTCCGCGCAGGCCCAGTTGCTGTACTCCTTCGAATCGGGGCTCGACGGCTTTGTGCCCACCGGTCAGTCCGACTCCGACTACATCAACCACTTCCAGACGACCACCGGCGCGACCAACGGCGTCATGGCCATGGGGATCGAATCGGGCGCGGGCTTCGGGCGCGACGTGCAGGTCTCTGAGTCGATCGGCTCGCCCGCGTACGACCTGTTCAACACGGTCGCGGCGAATCCCGGCCTCTACACGCTCGACTTCGACGTCACCTTCACCACCGGCAGTTGGGCGAACCTCAGCGACATCGGCAGCTACCTAGGCATCAACCTCGCGACCAATAGCGACGCCGGGTTTATGGAGTCCTACAATGTGGCCAACGGCCAGCCGGGGCTCGCCAGCATCGTGACCGCCAGCGTGCCCGCCTCGCAGATCTCGTTGGCGCCGAACTCCAGCTTCTACCAGCTCCAGTTCGGCAGCAACGGCAATCAGGTTAACGGCGCCGAAGGACAAGGCGCCCAGTACTTCATCGACAACGTCCGCTTCACCGCCATCCCGCAGTTCACTGAGAAGCTGCTGTTCTCTTGGGAAACGCCGGACAACCCCAGCACCCCAGGCGTGAACGAGCAACTCGAGGGGTGGCGGAACGGGTTCGACAACGCTCCTTACTTTCACACCCGCGCCATCTCATCCGAGGGCGCCACCCAAGGCGCCTCGGCGTTGCAATTCACTTCGCCCCAATCGGGGTACGCGTGGGGCAGCCAGGTCACCCTCGACAGCGGCGCGACCGGCGATCCCGCCAATCAGCCGCTCATCGACGAGCTCATCTCGAGCTTCAACAGCGCCGACAAGATCGCGTTTGACGTCACCTTCCCGGACGACCAGTTCCCCTATGCCGGAAGCTACCTGTCGCTGTTCTTGAACGTGTCCGACCAGGCCGGAACCTTCTACCAGTCGTCCGCGATCCAGGCCGGGAACCCGGTGACCCGCGCGGGCCAGACCCAGACCCTCGAAGTGGCGCTCGACCAGATTACGGCAGGGACCAAGAACCTGGCCGTCGACGGCCTGACCCCCGGAACCTTCTTCCGGCTGGCGCTCGCCACCAACTCGAACGACGGCAACAGCTTCTTCATCGACAACATCCGCCTGCTTTCGCTGGTGACGGACGGGCTAGACGGCGACTTCAACGAAGACGGCGTTGTCGACGCGGCCGACTACACCGTTTGGCGCGACAACCTGGGCGCCGCCGCCGGCACGCTCCCCAACGACCCCAACGCCGGCGTGATCGGCGCCGAGCAGTACACAACGTGGAAGAACAACTTTGGCGCCTCGGCCGCGATCGGCGGCGCCTTGGCCGGTTCGGCCGTGCCCGAGCCGTCCGCTTTGGCGTCGCTGGCGGCCGGTCTCATGGCGCTCGCCGCGGCGGTCCGCGGCCGGCGCGTCCGGGTCTAA